A portion of the Pseudarthrobacter sp. L1SW genome contains these proteins:
- a CDS encoding GntR family transcriptional regulator: protein MRASDRAYEALRDDITEWRLLPGTVLAEVEQSERLGVSRTPLREALSRLTAEGLTTTAGSRGVVVTDVSLDDIDELFELRETLECKAAALAAERGDSAVFLQLQKELLEAPALIDGSDPGRHAYYDLAGRLDAAIDAAASNSYLAQSMRGLRVHLVRVRRLAADDAQRLTAAAAEHAAIAEAIALGNPRLAEAATTLHLHRSLSHVKNTHTPHDKEHHG, encoded by the coding sequence ATGCGCGCCAGCGACAGGGCTTATGAAGCGCTGCGTGATGACATCACGGAGTGGCGCCTCCTGCCGGGGACCGTTCTGGCAGAGGTGGAGCAGTCGGAACGCCTTGGTGTCTCGCGCACCCCGCTTCGGGAGGCGCTGAGCCGGCTGACGGCGGAAGGGCTGACGACGACGGCAGGCAGCCGCGGCGTCGTCGTCACCGATGTTTCACTCGACGACATCGACGAACTGTTCGAGCTCCGCGAAACGCTGGAGTGCAAAGCCGCCGCCCTGGCCGCCGAACGCGGCGACTCTGCCGTCTTTCTGCAGCTGCAGAAGGAACTCCTGGAAGCACCGGCCCTCATCGACGGCAGCGATCCGGGCCGCCACGCCTATTACGACCTCGCGGGGCGCCTCGACGCGGCGATCGACGCTGCTGCCTCCAACTCCTACCTGGCCCAGTCCATGCGCGGACTGCGCGTGCACCTGGTCCGGGTGCGCAGGCTGGCCGCGGATGACGCACAGCGGCTCACTGCCGCCGCGGCCGAGCATGCGGCCATCGCTGAAGCGATAGCCCTCGGCAATCCCCGGCTGGCCGAGGCAGCCACCACCCTCCACCTGCACAGAAGCCTTTCACACGTCAAAAACACGCACACGCCTCATGACAAGGAGCACCATGGTTAA
- a CDS encoding MmgE/PrpD family protein yields MVKEHHVRVYKSEENLPREEQLAYKIAKVATDPVAVTDEVTDMVINRVIDNASVAIASLNRGPIVAARAQALAHGPSTGGQGAKVFGIGERVSPEWAAWANGVAVRELDYHDTFLAADYSHPGDNIPPILAVAQHTGASGHDLVRGIATGYEIQVNLVKAICLHKHKIDHVAHLGPSAAAGIGTLLGLDVETIFQSVGQALHTTTATRQSRKGEISTWKAHAPAFAGKMAVEAADRAMRGQTSPVPIYEGEDGVIAWMLDGPDASYLVPLPEAGEAKRAILDTYTKEHSAEYQAQAWIDLARKLNREHPEATDPANVKSVLIKTSHHTHYVIGSGANDPQKYDPKASRETLDHSIPYIFTVALQDGAWHHVDSYAPERAARPDTVDLWQKVSTEEDPEWTRRYHSLDIAEKAFGGSVEITLADGTVITDEIAVADAHPLGARPFGREQYVNKFRTLAAGLVEEAEIERFLAAVERLPELAAGELDQLNITAAPGVIDFAAAPKGLF; encoded by the coding sequence ATGGTTAAGGAACACCACGTCCGCGTTTACAAGAGCGAGGAGAACCTGCCCCGCGAAGAGCAGCTCGCCTACAAGATCGCCAAGGTTGCCACCGATCCCGTCGCCGTCACCGACGAGGTCACGGACATGGTGATCAACCGGGTGATCGACAACGCATCGGTGGCCATCGCGTCCTTGAACCGCGGCCCCATCGTGGCGGCCCGGGCCCAGGCCCTGGCCCATGGTCCCAGCACGGGCGGCCAGGGAGCCAAGGTCTTTGGTATCGGCGAGCGCGTTTCCCCCGAATGGGCGGCGTGGGCCAACGGGGTGGCGGTGCGCGAACTGGACTACCACGACACCTTCCTGGCCGCCGACTATTCACACCCGGGGGACAACATCCCGCCGATCCTTGCGGTTGCCCAGCACACCGGAGCCAGCGGACACGACCTCGTGAGGGGCATCGCCACCGGGTACGAGATCCAGGTGAACCTGGTCAAGGCCATCTGCCTGCACAAGCACAAGATCGACCACGTCGCCCACCTTGGCCCGTCGGCAGCGGCGGGTATCGGCACCCTGCTGGGGCTCGACGTCGAAACCATCTTCCAGTCCGTCGGCCAGGCACTGCACACCACCACCGCCACGCGGCAGTCGCGGAAGGGCGAGATCTCCACCTGGAAGGCGCATGCTCCTGCCTTCGCCGGGAAGATGGCGGTAGAGGCGGCGGACCGTGCCATGCGCGGCCAGACCTCCCCGGTTCCCATTTACGAGGGCGAGGACGGCGTGATCGCGTGGATGCTGGACGGCCCGGACGCGTCCTACCTGGTCCCCCTGCCGGAGGCGGGGGAAGCCAAGCGCGCCATCCTGGACACCTACACCAAGGAACATTCCGCCGAGTACCAGGCCCAGGCGTGGATCGACCTCGCCCGGAAGCTCAACCGTGAGCACCCGGAAGCCACCGATCCTGCGAACGTGAAGTCCGTACTGATCAAAACGAGCCACCACACGCACTACGTCATTGGCTCCGGCGCCAACGATCCGCAGAAGTACGATCCCAAGGCCAGCCGGGAAACCCTGGACCACTCCATCCCGTACATCTTTACCGTGGCGCTGCAGGATGGGGCGTGGCACCACGTGGACTCCTACGCCCCCGAACGCGCCGCCCGGCCGGACACGGTGGACCTGTGGCAGAAGGTGAGCACCGAGGAAGATCCCGAGTGGACGCGGCGCTACCACTCCCTGGACATTGCCGAGAAGGCCTTCGGCGGTTCCGTGGAGATCACCCTGGCGGACGGCACCGTGATCACGGACGAGATCGCCGTGGCGGATGCACACCCGCTCGGCGCCCGGCCCTTCGGCCGCGAGCAGTACGTCAACAAGTTCCGCACCCTCGCCGCCGGACTCGTGGAGGAGGCCGAAATCGAAAGGTTCCTGGCCGCCGTCGAACGCCTCCCGGAACTCGCCGCCGGTGAGCTGGACCAGCTGAACATCACTGCGGCACCGGGGGTCATCGACTTCGCGGCCGCGCCGAAGGGCCTCTTCTGA